The Cellulomonas wangleii genome includes a region encoding these proteins:
- a CDS encoding CBS domain-containing protein: MTRTVSELMTPHPTVVEVTDTLHAVAQTMATQDIGSLVVAQDGAVVGIVTDRDLVVRGLAEGLGLDAPVGSIATGDPLTVAPDDDLRDVVRIMREQAVRRVPVVEGGLAVGVLSIGDLAAELDPTSALADISEAPAND, translated from the coding sequence ATGACCCGCACGGTCTCCGAGCTCATGACGCCCCACCCCACGGTCGTCGAGGTCACCGACACGCTGCACGCGGTCGCGCAGACCATGGCCACGCAGGACATCGGCTCCCTCGTGGTGGCGCAGGACGGCGCGGTCGTCGGCATCGTCACCGACCGCGACCTCGTCGTGCGCGGCCTGGCGGAGGGCCTCGGCCTCGACGCCCCCGTCGGCAGCATCGCGACGGGCGACCCGCTGACCGTCGCCCCGGACGACGACCTGCGCGACGTCGTGCGCATCATGCGCGAGCAGGCGGTCCGGCGCGTCCCGGTGGTCGAGGGCGGGCTGGCCGTCGGGGTCCTCAGCATCGGCGACCTCGCCGCCGAGCTCGACCCCACCTCGGCGCTCGCGGACATCTCCGAGGCGCCGGCGAACGACTGA
- a CDS encoding TM0106 family RecB-like putative nuclease: MILLDDGTLTYSAGDLTAAAACEYAVLRSLDAHLGRAAAVTPDADVVLARVAHLGDEHEQRVLRSLVRRYGVWRPGARGGLAQVPGTGDPRSRAHLEAAQAATLDLLGTADVVHQAAFFDGRFVGRADFVVRDEAGAWSVRDAKLARNAQPTALLQVAAYADQLTRAGLPVAREVELALGDGAVTRHAVADLVPVYLDRRTRLQDVLDTHRAEQGPVVWGDGRWSACGRCSLCTHELEVRRDVTLVAGVYERQRAALATVGITTVEALAAAPDGLEVEGLNPAVVARARLQARLQLDLEARNPDPAHPTDVPYEVTDAQAVAALLPPPDPGDIFFDFEGDPLWYDAAMAGEPDAWGLEYLFGVVENPPEPGAEAPFVAFWAHDRAAERVALREFLAYLADRRARFPGMHVYHYAAYEKSTLRRLAARHGEGEAQVDALLREGLLVDLYAAVKAGVRTGQRSYSLKKLEPLYMATGRGDGVTTAADSIVEYAEAVAARDAGRLDDWTDRIKAIEVYNHYDCDSTRGLRDWLLARLAEAGVAPSRAVVLDPTAEARAAELATPDPLEDALLAVAGPGPGEGVVRSPARQAVALVGAALRYHQREDKPYWWGHFDRLGAHPSDWTERRNVLLADRPGAVEVVTDWHLPAGKKVERRVLRMTGRLEPGSDLRPGAQAVGLYEPPLPECVKRSVDAPRGWCERMTVLDVTATGEGSAVRDVLLVEETRPKGTEAFAELPMALAPSGPIGTGPLREAIRGLAQQVLDAVHDVPADSDVPLPRSAVLDLARRTPPRTRSGRPLPSVGDGVGLVDVLTHAVEELDDSYLAVQGPPGTGKTYTGARVIAALVARGWRVGVVAQSHAVVENMLRGVAAAGVARDAIAKKAPGSSDARTADPDAPWTWVPDAGFGAFWATHPGGRPGAGAVLGGTAWDLVNARRLPGEPLDLLVVDEAGQFALATTFAVAGAARNLLLLGDPQQLPQVSQGTHPEPVDRSALGWLTDGHDTLPADLGYFLPVTYRMHPELCAAVSTLAYEGRLASAPRAARRSLDGVPPGVHGVLVDHEGNAVASPQEADVVVRFVADLVGRTWHDPDAAEPSRPLTAADVLVVAAYNAQVWTVRQKLDAAGFTDTRVGTVDRFQGQEAPVVIVTTAASSPAQVPRGLDFLLDRNRLNVAVSRGQWAAFVVRSTHLTRTLPQRPESLERLGAFVGLTTRSVVEPPPGT; this comes from the coding sequence GTGATCCTGCTCGACGACGGCACCCTGACGTACTCCGCGGGCGACCTGACGGCGGCCGCGGCCTGCGAGTACGCGGTGCTCCGGTCGCTCGACGCCCACCTGGGCCGCGCTGCCGCGGTCACCCCCGACGCGGACGTCGTGCTCGCGCGCGTCGCGCACCTGGGTGACGAGCACGAGCAGCGCGTGCTGCGCTCGCTGGTGCGGCGGTACGGCGTGTGGCGGCCCGGGGCACGGGGTGGTCTGGCCCAGGTGCCGGGCACGGGTGACCCGCGGTCGCGGGCGCACCTCGAGGCGGCGCAGGCCGCGACGCTGGACCTGCTGGGCACCGCGGACGTCGTGCACCAGGCCGCGTTCTTCGACGGCCGGTTCGTGGGGCGCGCGGACTTCGTCGTGCGGGACGAGGCCGGCGCCTGGTCCGTGCGCGACGCCAAGCTCGCCCGCAACGCGCAGCCGACCGCGCTGCTGCAGGTGGCGGCGTACGCGGACCAGCTGACCCGGGCGGGCCTGCCGGTGGCGCGCGAGGTCGAGCTGGCGCTGGGCGACGGTGCCGTCACGCGGCACGCGGTGGCCGACCTGGTGCCCGTGTACCTGGACCGGCGCACCCGCCTGCAGGACGTGCTGGACACGCACCGCGCCGAGCAGGGTCCGGTGGTGTGGGGCGACGGGCGCTGGTCCGCGTGCGGCCGGTGCTCGCTGTGCACGCACGAGCTCGAGGTGCGTCGGGACGTGACCCTGGTCGCCGGGGTGTACGAGCGGCAGCGGGCGGCGCTGGCCACGGTCGGCATCACGACCGTCGAGGCGCTGGCCGCGGCGCCCGACGGCCTGGAGGTCGAAGGGCTGAACCCGGCCGTCGTCGCACGGGCCCGCCTGCAGGCGCGGCTGCAGCTCGACCTCGAGGCGCGCAACCCCGACCCGGCGCACCCCACGGACGTCCCGTACGAGGTGACCGACGCGCAGGCGGTGGCGGCGCTGCTGCCGCCGCCGGACCCGGGCGACATCTTCTTCGACTTCGAGGGCGACCCCCTGTGGTACGACGCCGCGATGGCCGGCGAGCCGGACGCGTGGGGGCTGGAGTACCTGTTCGGCGTGGTGGAGAACCCGCCGGAGCCGGGTGCGGAGGCGCCCTTCGTGGCGTTCTGGGCGCACGACCGCGCGGCCGAGCGTGTGGCCCTTCGGGAGTTCCTCGCGTACCTGGCCGACCGCCGGGCGCGCTTCCCCGGCATGCACGTCTACCACTACGCGGCGTACGAGAAGTCGACGCTGCGTCGCCTCGCCGCACGCCACGGCGAGGGCGAGGCGCAGGTGGACGCGCTGCTGCGCGAGGGGCTGCTGGTCGACCTGTACGCCGCGGTCAAGGCGGGCGTGCGGACGGGGCAGCGGTCGTACTCGCTGAAGAAGCTCGAGCCGCTGTACATGGCGACGGGCCGGGGGGACGGCGTCACCACCGCGGCGGACTCGATCGTCGAGTACGCCGAGGCGGTCGCCGCGCGCGACGCCGGCCGCCTGGACGACTGGACCGACCGCATCAAGGCCATCGAGGTCTACAACCACTACGACTGCGACTCCACGCGAGGGCTGCGCGACTGGCTGCTGGCGCGGTTGGCCGAGGCCGGGGTCGCGCCGTCGCGTGCCGTCGTCCTCGACCCGACGGCCGAGGCCCGCGCGGCCGAGCTCGCCACGCCCGACCCGCTGGAGGACGCGCTGCTCGCGGTCGCCGGGCCCGGCCCGGGCGAGGGTGTCGTCCGCTCCCCCGCACGCCAGGCCGTCGCGCTCGTCGGCGCGGCCCTGCGGTACCACCAGCGCGAGGACAAGCCGTACTGGTGGGGGCACTTCGACCGGCTCGGAGCGCACCCCTCGGACTGGACGGAGCGGCGCAACGTGCTGCTCGCGGACCGGCCCGGCGCCGTCGAGGTCGTCACCGACTGGCACCTGCCCGCCGGCAAGAAGGTCGAGCGTCGCGTGCTGCGCATGACCGGCCGGCTGGAGCCCGGCAGCGACCTGCGTCCCGGTGCGCAGGCCGTCGGCCTGTACGAGCCGCCGCTGCCGGAGTGCGTCAAGCGGTCGGTCGACGCGCCGCGCGGCTGGTGCGAGCGCATGACGGTGCTCGACGTGACGGCCACCGGCGAGGGGTCGGCCGTGCGCGACGTCCTGCTCGTCGAGGAGACGCGCCCGAAGGGGACGGAGGCCTTCGCCGAGCTGCCCATGGCGCTGGCCCCGTCCGGTCCGATCGGCACGGGCCCGCTGCGTGAGGCGATCCGCGGCCTGGCGCAGCAGGTGCTCGACGCCGTGCACGACGTGCCCGCCGACTCCGACGTGCCGCTGCCGCGCTCCGCCGTGCTCGACCTTGCCCGGCGCACGCCGCCGCGCACCCGCTCGGGCCGGCCACTGCCGTCGGTGGGCGACGGGGTGGGCCTGGTCGACGTGCTGACGCACGCCGTCGAGGAGCTGGACGACTCGTACCTCGCGGTCCAGGGTCCGCCCGGGACCGGCAAGACGTACACCGGCGCACGCGTGATCGCGGCGCTGGTGGCCCGGGGGTGGCGCGTCGGCGTCGTCGCGCAGTCGCACGCGGTGGTCGAGAACATGCTGCGCGGGGTCGCGGCCGCCGGCGTCGCGCGCGACGCGATCGCCAAGAAGGCGCCGGGCTCCTCCGACGCCCGCACCGCCGACCCGGACGCGCCGTGGACGTGGGTCCCGGACGCGGGGTTCGGTGCGTTCTGGGCCACGCACCCGGGCGGCCGCCCGGGTGCCGGTGCGGTGCTCGGCGGCACCGCCTGGGACCTGGTCAACGCCAGGCGTCTGCCGGGTGAGCCGCTCGACCTGCTGGTGGTCGACGAGGCCGGGCAGTTCGCGCTCGCCACCACGTTCGCCGTGGCCGGTGCCGCCCGCAACCTGCTGCTGCTGGGCGACCCGCAGCAGCTGCCGCAGGTCAGCCAGGGCACCCACCCCGAGCCGGTGGACCGCAGCGCGCTGGGCTGGCTCACCGACGGCCACGACACCCTGCCGGCAGACCTCGGGTACTTCCTGCCCGTGACGTACCGGATGCACCCGGAGCTGTGCGCGGCGGTGTCGACGCTCGCGTACGAGGGGCGCCTGGCGTCGGCGCCGCGTGCGGCCCGGCGGTCGCTCGACGGGGTGCCACCGGGCGTGCACGGCGTGCTGGTGGACCACGAGGGCAACGCGGTCGCGTCCCCGCAGGAGGCCGACGTGGTCGTCAGGTTCGTCGCCGACCTCGTCGGACGCACCTGGCACGACCCCGACGCCGCCGAGCCGTCCCGGCCGCTGACGGCCGCCGACGTCCTGGTCGTCGCCGCCTACAACGCGCAGGTGTGGACGGTGCGGCAGAAGCTCGACGCGGCCGGATTCACGGACACGCGCGTCGGCACGGTCGACCGGTTCCAGGGGCAGGAGGCGCCCGTCGTGATCGTGACGACCGCGGCGTCGTCGCCGGCGCAGGTGCCGCGAGGACTGGACTTCCTGCTCGACCGCAACCGCCTCAACGTCGCGGTGTCGCGGGGTCAGTGGGCGGCGTTCGTGGTCCGCTCGACGCACCTCACGCGCACCCTGCCGCAGCGTCCCGAGTCGCTCGAACGGCTGGGCGCGTTCGTGGGACTGACCACCCGATCGGTCGTGGAGCCGCCGCCGGGCACGTAG
- a CDS encoding antitoxin, protein MGIDDLVNKARGAVSGREEQAKQALDKAADALKSRTGDGTDAKVDKVVDAAKDQLDKQKRRP, encoded by the coding sequence ATGGGCATCGACGACCTGGTGAACAAGGCGCGCGGAGCGGTGTCGGGCCGCGAGGAGCAGGCCAAGCAGGCGCTCGACAAGGCGGCCGACGCGCTGAAGTCGCGCACGGGCGACGGCACGGACGCGAAGGTCGACAAGGTCGTCGACGCGGCCAAGGACCAGCTGGACAAGCAGAAGCGCCGCCCCTGA
- a CDS encoding MFS transporter, translating into MPVGAGSAGDPATRLDGLPVTRRHVRLLLGSGVGWTFDAMDVGLISFVIAQLAVVWGTDATALGWIASAGFVGMAVGAALGGLLADRIGRRQVFALTLLVYGLATGASALAGGVAVLMALRFVVGLGLGAELPVASTLVSEFAPPRIRGRAVVVLESFWAVGWMLAAVVGYLVVPLGDDGWRWALALGALPAVYAVVVRRGLPESVRFLLARGRHEEADRVVADLEASPAVGHRGLTGAQVRDRAAADGGAPAGTVAAGSTAAGTVAAGPPVAAPADGPAAPADEPAAPEGPPRLAALWAPGLRRRTTALWVVWFAVNFSYYGAFIWLPSLLAADGHTLVRSFEYTLIITLGQLPGYAAAAVLVETWGRRRTLAAFLAGSAVAAGLFAVASGDVQIVGAGLLLSFFNLGAWGALYAVTPELYPTRVRSTGAGWAAGIGRTASVLAPLAVPQLRELGGTGLLFAVFAAVFVVAALGALALPERTGESLT; encoded by the coding sequence GTGCCCGTCGGTGCGGGGTCCGCCGGCGACCCGGCGACGCGCCTCGACGGGCTGCCCGTCACCCGCCGGCACGTGCGGCTGCTGCTCGGGTCCGGCGTCGGGTGGACGTTCGACGCGATGGACGTCGGCCTCATCTCGTTCGTCATCGCCCAGCTCGCGGTGGTGTGGGGCACCGACGCGACCGCGCTCGGGTGGATCGCGTCCGCCGGGTTCGTCGGGATGGCGGTGGGCGCCGCCCTGGGCGGGCTGCTGGCCGACCGCATCGGACGCCGGCAGGTCTTCGCGCTGACGCTGCTGGTCTACGGGCTGGCCACGGGCGCGTCCGCGCTCGCGGGCGGCGTCGCGGTGCTCATGGCGCTGCGGTTCGTGGTCGGGCTCGGGCTGGGCGCGGAGCTGCCCGTCGCGTCCACGCTGGTCAGCGAGTTCGCGCCGCCGCGCATCCGCGGGCGGGCCGTCGTCGTCCTGGAGTCGTTCTGGGCGGTGGGCTGGATGCTCGCGGCCGTCGTCGGGTACCTCGTGGTGCCCCTGGGTGACGACGGGTGGCGGTGGGCGCTCGCGCTCGGCGCACTGCCCGCGGTGTACGCCGTGGTGGTGCGTCGCGGTCTGCCGGAGTCCGTGCGGTTCCTGCTGGCGCGCGGCCGGCACGAGGAGGCCGACCGCGTGGTCGCCGACCTGGAGGCGTCACCCGCCGTCGGCCACCGCGGGCTGACGGGCGCCCAGGTGCGCGACCGGGCCGCGGCCGACGGTGGGGCGCCCGCCGGGACCGTCGCCGCCGGGTCCACCGCTGCCGGGACCGTCGCGGCCGGGCCGCCCGTCGCCGCCCCCGCCGACGGGCCCGCCGCACCTGCCGACGAGCCCGCAGCACCCGAGGGACCGCCCCGGCTCGCGGCGCTGTGGGCGCCGGGGCTGCGACGCCGCACGACGGCACTGTGGGTGGTGTGGTTCGCCGTGAACTTCTCCTACTACGGCGCGTTCATCTGGCTGCCGTCCCTGCTGGCGGCCGACGGGCACACCCTGGTGCGGTCGTTCGAGTACACGCTGATCATCACGCTGGGCCAGCTGCCCGGGTACGCGGCCGCCGCGGTGCTGGTCGAGACGTGGGGCCGGCGCCGGACCCTGGCGGCGTTCCTGGCCGGGTCCGCCGTCGCCGCGGGCCTGTTCGCGGTCGCGTCGGGTGACGTGCAGATCGTCGGCGCGGGGCTGCTGCTCTCGTTCTTCAACCTCGGCGCGTGGGGCGCGCTGTACGCCGTCACGCCCGAGCTGTACCCGACCCGCGTGCGCAGCACCGGCGCCGGCTGGGCCGCGGGCATCGGGCGCACCGCGTCCGTGCTCGCACCGCTGGCCGTCCCGCAGCTGCGGGAGCTGGGCGGCACCGGGCTGCTGTTCGCCGTCTTCGCGGCCGTGTTCGTCGTCGCGGCCCTCGGGGCGCTCGCGCTGCCGGAGCGCACCGGCGAGAGCCTGACGTAG
- a CDS encoding nitroreductase/quinone reductase family protein, whose translation MTDTAGGWFERRWAAWLRGHYRGGRGDAFARYSSRAYAALGRTGLTPRRWVTLEVPGRRTGRTTRFPLAMADVDGRWYLVSMLGECAWVWNVRAADGHAVLHHGRRRAVRLVEVPVEERAAVIRRFVQVAPGGRPHVRVDRREPVAAFEAVAADHPVFRVEPAAAG comes from the coding sequence ATGACGGACACGGCAGGGGGCTGGTTCGAGCGGCGGTGGGCGGCGTGGCTGCGCGGCCACTACCGCGGCGGTCGGGGTGACGCGTTCGCCCGCTACTCGTCGCGGGCCTACGCGGCGCTCGGCCGCACCGGGCTGACGCCCCGGCGGTGGGTCACCCTCGAGGTGCCCGGCCGACGCACCGGGCGGACCACCCGGTTCCCCCTGGCCATGGCCGACGTCGACGGGCGCTGGTACCTCGTGTCGATGCTGGGGGAGTGCGCCTGGGTGTGGAACGTGCGCGCCGCCGACGGGCACGCCGTGCTGCACCACGGGCGACGCCGGGCCGTGCGGCTCGTCGAGGTCCCCGTCGAGGAGCGGGCCGCCGTCATCCGCCGGTTCGTCCAGGTGGCACCCGGCGGGCGCCCGCACGTGCGCGTCGACCGCCGCGAGCCGGTCGCCGCCTTCGAGGCCGTCGCGGCCGACCACCCCGTCTTCCGCGTCGAGCCGGCCGCCGCGGGGTAG
- a CDS encoding TetR/AcrR family transcriptional regulator: MADDRDRLSAASRALADAAAQLTRALGAQAERVVPEVSDAVAQGLREAARELADVTGSLADDVRTSDQRRRRKVDRTRADLLDAAARVFAARGFEGASVDDVAAEAGYTKGAVYAHFGSKRELFLAVARARLGEAGDPSQHALPGVGADGVDVEALADGLARSSDDPRLLLTVEILAYALRHPEDADELAGSYALAFDALVEHVADLRRARDARDGRPSDPGTTQDDRDTTLGVVALLNVAPLGARLLGPEHITPAAGARVIARLLG; encoded by the coding sequence ATGGCCGACGACCGCGACCGCCTCTCCGCCGCCAGCCGCGCCCTCGCCGACGCGGCCGCCCAGCTCACGCGTGCCCTCGGCGCCCAGGCCGAGCGCGTGGTCCCCGAGGTCTCGGACGCCGTGGCCCAGGGGCTGCGCGAGGCGGCCCGGGAGCTCGCGGACGTCACCGGCTCCCTCGCGGACGACGTGCGCACGAGCGACCAGCGGCGCCGCCGCAAGGTCGACCGCACCCGCGCGGACCTGCTGGACGCCGCCGCCCGCGTCTTCGCCGCCCGCGGGTTCGAGGGGGCGTCCGTCGACGACGTCGCCGCCGAGGCGGGGTACACCAAGGGCGCGGTCTACGCGCACTTCGGCTCCAAGCGCGAGCTGTTCCTCGCGGTCGCGCGCGCACGGCTCGGCGAGGCGGGCGACCCGTCGCAGCACGCGCTGCCCGGCGTCGGAGCCGACGGCGTCGACGTCGAGGCGCTCGCGGACGGGCTCGCACGCAGCTCCGACGACCCACGCCTGCTGCTGACCGTCGAGATCCTCGCCTACGCCCTGCGTCACCCCGAGGACGCCGACGAGCTGGCGGGCTCCTACGCCCTCGCCTTCGACGCGCTCGTCGAGCACGTCGCGGACCTGCGTCGCGCCCGCGACGCCCGGGACGGCCGGCCCTCGGACCCCGGCACCACGCAGGACGACCGGGACACGACCCTCGGCGTCGTGGCCCTGCTCAACGTCGCGCCGCTCGGCGCCCGGCTGCTCGGGCCGGAGCACATCACGCCCGCCGCCGGGGCGCGCGTGATCGCCCGCCTGCTGGGCTGA
- a CDS encoding ABC transporter ATP-binding protein yields the protein MGEDVLTVRGLRKRYRGRRGVQANDGIDLDVAAGQVVGLLGHNGAGKTTLVHQVVGIVRPDAGTITVAGADAVAHPDQARRLVSIQAQANVPISGLTPRRAIELVGRIRGASPTDVRRRADDLLDALDLGPWADTPAEKVSGGVARLTAFAMTTVVPGRLVVLDEPTNDVDPVRRRLLWEQIRGLADAGHGVLLVTHNVREAERVVDHLAVLDRGVVLAADTPAGLTAHRRGSLTLEVDTVPGVDVRWHPAAADRTAGHLRATATVPSDAAADVVRWAQAEVEAGRLERYALTPASLEDVYVQLVGEPAGTTEEVPAA from the coding sequence ATGGGTGAGGACGTGCTGACCGTCCGAGGGCTGCGCAAGCGGTACCGCGGACGACGCGGCGTGCAGGCGAACGACGGGATCGACCTCGACGTGGCCGCCGGCCAGGTGGTCGGGCTGCTCGGGCACAACGGCGCGGGCAAGACGACGCTCGTGCACCAGGTCGTGGGGATCGTCCGCCCCGACGCGGGCACCATCACCGTGGCCGGCGCCGACGCCGTCGCGCACCCGGACCAGGCACGGCGCCTGGTGTCCATCCAGGCGCAGGCCAACGTGCCCATCAGCGGGCTGACCCCGCGGCGGGCCATCGAGCTCGTCGGGCGCATCCGCGGCGCGTCGCCCACCGACGTGCGGCGCCGCGCGGACGACCTGCTCGACGCCCTGGACCTGGGCCCGTGGGCCGACACCCCCGCCGAGAAGGTGTCCGGGGGCGTCGCGCGGCTCACCGCGTTCGCCATGACGACGGTCGTGCCCGGCAGGCTCGTGGTGCTCGACGAGCCCACCAACGACGTCGACCCGGTGCGCCGGCGCCTGCTCTGGGAGCAGATCCGCGGGCTGGCCGACGCCGGGCACGGTGTTCTGCTGGTGACGCACAACGTCCGCGAGGCCGAGCGCGTCGTGGACCACCTCGCGGTGCTCGACCGCGGCGTCGTCCTCGCGGCCGACACCCCCGCGGGCCTCACCGCCCACCGGCGCGGCAGCCTCACCCTCGAGGTCGACACGGTGCCCGGCGTCGACGTCCGCTGGCACCCCGCAGCCGCCGACCGCACGGCCGGTCACCTGCGCGCGACGGCCACCGTGCCGTCCGACGCCGCCGCCGACGTCGTGCGCTGGGCACAGGCCGAGGTCGAGGCCGGGCGGCTCGAGCGCTACGCCCTGACGCCCGCGTCCCTGGAGGACGTGTACGTGCAGCTCGTCGGCGAGCCCGCCGGCACCACCGAGGAGGTCCCGGCAGCATGA
- a CDS encoding ABC transporter permease, translated as MTTLTAPVPTTAAPARMDGVRQTLLLAQWQLRRQSQFLPLMVVVQVFMAVATVVGYGLLVGDPDPVTALFLATGAPTITLITVGLVMVPQMVGQSRMEGSLDWMRTLPVPRISFLLSDLLVWTLIALPGMALGVVAGVLRFDVDLSLAPWLLPATVLVSLTAAAVGYAMATLLPPQLAMLVTQALVFVVLLFSPVSYPAERMPAWLQTAHEWLPIEPMAQLVRAGLAQDTFTMPGRSLVVLLAWAAASLVGAALALRRRA; from the coding sequence ATGACGACGCTCACCGCCCCCGTCCCCACCACCGCCGCACCGGCGCGCATGGACGGTGTGCGCCAGACCCTGCTGCTCGCGCAGTGGCAGCTGCGCCGCCAGTCGCAGTTCCTGCCGCTGATGGTCGTCGTGCAGGTGTTCATGGCCGTGGCCACCGTCGTCGGTTACGGGCTGCTCGTCGGCGACCCCGACCCCGTCACCGCGCTCTTCCTGGCGACCGGCGCGCCGACCATCACGCTCATCACCGTGGGCCTCGTGATGGTCCCGCAGATGGTCGGGCAGTCCCGCATGGAGGGCTCGCTCGACTGGATGCGCACCCTGCCCGTCCCGCGCATCTCGTTCCTGCTGTCCGACCTGCTGGTGTGGACGCTCATCGCGCTGCCCGGCATGGCCCTGGGCGTCGTCGCCGGGGTGCTGCGCTTCGACGTCGACCTGTCGCTCGCGCCGTGGCTGCTGCCCGCCACCGTGCTCGTCTCGCTGACGGCCGCCGCCGTCGGGTACGCCATGGCGACGCTGCTGCCCCCGCAGCTCGCGATGCTCGTCACGCAGGCGCTGGTGTTCGTCGTGCTGCTGTTCTCCCCCGTCTCCTACCCCGCCGAGCGCATGCCGGCGTGGCTGCAGACGGCGCACGAGTGGCTGCCCATCGAGCCGATGGCCCAGCTGGTGCGCGCGGGGCTCGCGCAGGACACGTTCACGATGCCGGGCCGGTCACTCGTCGTGCTGCTCGCGTGGGCGGCGGCGTCGCTGGTGGGGGCGGCGCTGGCGCTGCGGCGCCGCGCCTGA
- a CDS encoding ABC transporter ATP-binding protein gives MIEAHGLTKRYGDKTVVDGMTFTVQPGKVTGFLGPNGAGKSTTMRMIVGLDHPTAGSVTVNGRPYAQHRAPLGEVGVLLEAKAVHGGRSARDHLLAQATTHGIGARRVDEVIELTGLGSVARRRAGTFSLGMGQRLGIAAALLGDPQTLILDEPVNGLDPEGVLWVRTLLRGLAAEGRTVFLSSHLMSEMALTADHLVVIGRGRIVADAPVADVIALAGPPTVRVRTPEVRALAALLSREPGVELASTGPDVLDVAGATTAHVAAVAASAGIPLHELASVQVSLEEAYLQLTGGEVEYRSSAAPTTPRPTAGAHR, from the coding sequence ATGATCGAGGCCCACGGTCTGACGAAGAGGTACGGCGACAAGACCGTCGTCGACGGCATGACCTTCACGGTCCAGCCGGGCAAGGTGACGGGGTTCCTGGGACCCAACGGCGCCGGCAAGTCGACGACGATGCGCATGATCGTGGGGCTCGACCACCCCACCGCGGGCAGCGTCACGGTCAACGGCCGTCCGTACGCCCAGCACCGCGCGCCGCTCGGCGAGGTGGGGGTGCTGCTGGAGGCCAAGGCCGTGCACGGCGGCCGGTCCGCCCGCGACCACCTGCTGGCGCAGGCCACCACCCACGGCATCGGCGCGCGCCGCGTCGACGAGGTCATCGAGCTCACCGGGCTCGGGTCCGTCGCCCGCCGCCGTGCCGGCACGTTCTCGCTCGGCATGGGGCAGCGCCTCGGCATCGCGGCGGCCCTGCTGGGTGACCCGCAGACGCTGATCCTCGACGAGCCGGTCAACGGCCTGGACCCCGAGGGCGTGCTGTGGGTGCGCACGCTGCTGCGCGGGCTCGCCGCCGAGGGCCGCACGGTCTTCCTGTCGTCGCACCTCATGTCGGAGATGGCCCTGACGGCGGACCACCTCGTGGTCATCGGCCGCGGGCGGATCGTCGCCGACGCCCCCGTCGCGGACGTCATCGCGCTGGCCGGCCCGCCCACCGTGCGGGTCCGCACGCCCGAGGTACGCGCGCTGGCCGCGCTGCTGTCCCGCGAGCCCGGCGTCGAGCTCGCGTCCACCGGCCCCGACGTGCTCGACGTCGCGGGCGCCACCACGGCGCACGTCGCCGCGGTCGCCGCCTCCGCCGGGATCCCGCTGCACGAGCTCGCGAGCGTCCAGGTGTCCCTCGAGGAGGCCTACCTGCAGCTCACCGGCGGCGAGGTGGAGTACCGCTCCTCCGCCGCCCCCACCACGCCCCGTCCCACCGCTGGAGCCCACCGATGA
- a CDS encoding ABC transporter permease, which translates to MTTSARHAVPAPATSAPVGRAPGRTPVRPVTFPRLVAAEWVKIRSLRSTWWALALAFALFPLLAAMRSASIATIADEAPPGFFVGPAYVTSGVSLALLVLCGLGVVAVTGEYRTGQIRSTLAAAPTRLPALWAKLTVVVGLAFATAFVGTLAGWAAAAPWFDVIGMNVDLTDAEHVRLMIGVPLYLAAMTALAYAIGAMIRSSAAGITAVLGLVFVVEPAFAYIPWEPLQQLAAYLPTAAGARLVTSDSIGSIVTGSGVTALSPWEGYLVLLGWVAAALVAAAVLLRRRDA; encoded by the coding sequence ATGACCACCTCCGCCCGCCACGCCGTGCCCGCCCCGGCCACGTCGGCCCCCGTCGGCCGCGCCCCGGGCCGCACCCCCGTGCGCCCCGTCACCTTCCCCCGGCTCGTCGCCGCCGAGTGGGTCAAGATCCGCTCGCTGCGCTCGACGTGGTGGGCCCTCGCCCTGGCCTTCGCGCTGTTCCCGCTGCTCGCCGCCATGCGCAGCGCGAGCATCGCGACCATCGCGGACGAGGCCCCGCCCGGGTTCTTCGTCGGGCCGGCGTACGTCACGTCCGGCGTCTCCCTCGCACTGCTCGTCCTGTGCGGCCTGGGCGTGGTCGCCGTGACCGGCGAGTACCGCACCGGGCAGATCCGCTCCACGCTCGCCGCCGCCCCGACCCGGCTGCCGGCGCTGTGGGCCAAGCTCACCGTCGTGGTCGGGCTGGCGTTCGCCACCGCGTTCGTCGGCACGCTCGCCGGCTGGGCGGCCGCCGCCCCCTGGTTCGACGTCATCGGCATGAACGTCGACCTCACCGACGCCGAGCACGTGCGCCTCATGATCGGTGTGCCGCTGTACCTGGCCGCGATGACGGCGCTGGCGTACGCGATCGGCGCCATGATCCGCAGCTCCGCCGCCGGCATCACCGCCGTCCTGGGCCTGGTGTTCGTCGTCGAGCCCGCGTTCGCGTACATCCCCTGGGAGCCGCTGCAGCAGCTCGCGGCGTACCTGCCGACCGCCGCCGGCGCGCGACTGGTCACGTCCGACTCGATCGGCTCGATCGTCACCGGCTCGGGCGTCACCGCGCTCAGCCCGTGGGAGGGCTACCTGGTGCTGCTCGGCTGGGTCGCCGCCGCGCTGGTCGCGGCCGCCGTGCTGCTGCGCCGTCGGGACGCCTGA